Within Spinacia oleracea cultivar Varoflay chromosome 4, BTI_SOV_V1, whole genome shotgun sequence, the genomic segment TTACCACGAGTAAAGTTCCCTGACGTTTTCCATATCCCCagataacaattttttttaaaaaaaaaagaacgttTCTATTTGAAGCAGGAGCTGAAAGGTGCTACCAAAAAGGGGTTAATGAATTTTGAAGGATATGAACCTAAGCGTCACTGTGCCCAGAAATAATTGTGCACTTGTGCAGCAAgtgtaaattttaaattaacaaCTGACAATATCTATGTAAAAACGTCAAATCCTTTAACCCATAAGTTTTTCAACACGTTGACTAAGTCGCAGATGGAATCTTCACCAGATAGCCACCAACTCTCGTCCCAAGAAAAAAGACATACTTCCTCTGTTAATTCCAGTTGCAATATTGGTGGAGAGACCTAGTTAACTGACCCATGTAGAGAGGAGAGAGACAAAAAAGGGGGACCCCTGTGATGAGGAAGGTGATAGAGAGAaccaaatccaaaaaaaaaatggcaactatttccaaaaaatttcaaataaGAGGAAGTATTATTTGAAATCTATCAACTCTATACCATCACATCATGCTATACCATAACTTTAGCAATCACCTATCCATGAATATCTTAAAGCTAACCAACAATGGAACTTTCTTCAGGTACTAataaacatgttaattagcgaGGAGCCTCGTTTGTCACGTATGTTCTACTCTCATAACGTTGCAAATACAAATAAATAGGTCAGAGACTTCCCTAAAGATCATACTCCCAAGAGTCCGAAGTCCCAACCTAGCATGCCTCCGAAATACACCACCCAGCTCATCATCTCATTGCTCAACGAAGTctcatacaagattcaagagtAGAAGAAGACAGGCTCAGGAATCTGGTTGGCCCTCTCACCTTAAATGACTAGAAAGAAAAAGAGGTTCCTGGTGTTATTATTAATGAGTTAATGGTTCTCGGAACCTAGGTAGTCAGTCTCTTGATCTCCCTTCCAACATCACGGCTTTAATCTGCAATGTTCTTATCCCCGTGGAAGTAGAAGACCACCCCATCTGCTCCCTTGGTAAAAGGAAATTATTTGACTTCACCATGCTTATAACTGTATCCAGAATACGGAATATGGGTTCCTTGCTTGGAATAGGGACCTGAGTAAGGTATGTCAACATCCCTCCTACTCTACGATAAATTTCTTCCTCTGGCTTACCTCCTGAGGTAGGATCCTTCTAGTCACCTCTTTTTTAGGTCCATAAGATCAACCCCCTTGACTCCCAATTTTCCCTTCAGTGCCAAAAACCACTCTCCACACCCTTAAAACTGTCTAAGGGCTAAGGAGGTTCGGCAGCTTCTTTCAATTCCTTCTTTTTTTCCCTCCTTATCTCTGTGACTCATGTTGAATCTAACGTCTCCAAATCAAAAACTTCTTCAATCACATGGAGCCATTTTCTCCTTCTCTGCCCAGGAAATAGGGAAGCGTAGGAATACTTGGATTTTTCTAAGAAAAATACTCCTGTTGGTATCTTCATGAAATAGTTGGAAACTTGGAATGGTCCTATTATGAATACTTATTTTTGAAACCGTCACCTAACCTCCACCCTTTATTCAAACGCTCCCAACCGAGGTCACCTCCCCCCTCAAATAGACTTAAACTAAATGTGGATACCCCCTTCTTCCATTCATCCTTGGTTGCAGGTCATTTGGGGCTGTGTCGAGGCCATCAATGTACTTGGATCTTTGGTTTCTGTCAAAGGACCTCGGCTTCAAGTGCCCCAATGGCTGAATCTCTGgcatttataataaaaaaaatgtcgaAATTTTTCATTATTTCTTCTGATTGTAAGCATGTGATGAAACAGATAAACAGAGTTGACATCCACAGTCACTCATTTTTTTTCTGATAACACTCATGAACATATGTAACCTCAGCAGGGAGTTGGTAAGCCTCTCTTCATGAGAGGAGATATTGCAACAAGCTTGTGGATCTTTTGGCCAAAAACGCAGGGAAGAATTCCAGTCTCCCctgaaaaataaaatctaagTTTTGCATAGCCCCTCTTCAGGATACTTGGATTTGTATTACTCGGACTTATTTTCAATTAGCTCATATGGAGTAGGTAGTACACTTGTACTTTGTGTAATCCTAACTCTTGCTCTAGTTTTCTTTCTACACTTTACCTTTATCTATAGTAACAAAACTCTTTGACCAAAAAAGCAGAGCAACTGTCCCTCTTGACCATAAAAGCAAAGCAATGGTCCAATAAAGAGAATTGCATCATGTTTAGATATGACGAATATTTTTATGGATATCAGCAACAAAATGGTTGACATAAATTTGCAAACACTAAAGCAGGAAaaatgatgaagaaagaagagaAAGGGAGGAGAGGGGCCAAGCAAAAACGGACAAGAAAAGGCTGCACGGTTGTAACATCATGATTAATCCTTTGAAACCTGTTCACATGCTTCAGAAAGATGTTTTAATTGACATGAATAAATCAGGTAATGTGGGCAAATAATTGAAGTGAACCTTTCAACAGCTGCATAACTTCTTTGATTTCAGTATTTCAGAGATGTTCTTACTGCGAATAGGATAATCAGATAAAACCACTACAGAAAAACTacccaaaaaaataaagtaCCGAAAGCAAGCCAGAAGAGATAAATAAAAAGACAGCAACCAACAAAATTAATTGTTCCACAAACAGAAAGCTTTCTGAAACTGTATATTTATCCTTCTTCTTACCAGAGAGTATTTACTAGCCAACAATGGATTACAACATGATAATAACTAATACCTGTTTACTATTAAGCAAACAACCACACAATGAAGAATCCAATTAAATCTGAACTCACCTCTACACGTGCATCATCATTAACTGCTGTCTCATCGTCACCCTCCTCTCCTGGAACAAGGGTAGACACATCTTTCTCCCATTCCTCCTCCACAAAAGGTCCATATTGCTCCCCAGGCTTAAATCCGGGACCACTTTTCTTCAATATTTTACACAACAAATATGCATCCTATACATCCAAAATCAAGCAGTTAATAAAGTACTTAACTtatcaaagaaaacaaaaatgacCATATTTTTTAACTTAACTAGAATGGACAACACCACAAGCTAAAACCAATTAACAATCTTGATATTCCAAAGCAGAGAAAATAGAATTTCACTGCAATGGACTTATTCATTAATACATTTAACAACATTAATATCAGAACCTTATTCCCAAGGGAAAAATCAGTTAATAAATTGCCAACAAAAATACATTTCGCCGCCAGTCTCATAAGGATAAAGCTAAATCTTGACCATCCTAGACATGCTATGGCATAAATAATAATGGGTGTTTCGGGAGTTGAATTGCCAATAACTACAGTTGATCTAGTTAGAACTAAAGTATGGTTTATAACTTCACCTATGGGCTGTCCATAAAATAAGAAGAATAATGCTAAACGTCCCCAATTAGGAGATGACGCAAAATGAACATACTGAGAGATATTTGGCAGTACAACTTGATAATGCAACTTTATCTTTTAATTTCATACACAGAAACACCACTGGCACGAGTGTCTCAAATGAATCAGTCGCAAAAGATTGCAATTAATGGGAGGATGATAAAAGAAATTAGCAAAATATTTCGCTAACTGATAAATTTTTCATGCGAGAAATGTAGTATGATACAAGACAAAGAACTAGGATAGGGACACAGCAACAAATCCCAATAATCCCTTTAAAACAATCAACATTCCTCATATGATAAGATAGATAGAGACAGCAAAATATCCCTTCGAACCCTTGCATCAGAGCCTTCGGATGCAACTACATATGTTAATACTAGTAATTAACTCAACCAACTCAAAATCCTAATTTCAAGAAGTTCAACACCGAATGGGAATTCTAAAAAACAGGTTGCAAAACACCTTAGCATTTAAGTCTGGAATGGGGAGCAGGGCATTCTGCAGCAATTGTAATTTGTAAATAACAGAGATAGTGGAAAATAATAGAAACAAGGTTTACTCCTATGTCCTAAACTCGTTCCATGAATCCACTTGACTCGATTCCCCACCCTAACGTCAATCGGGGGAAAGAAAAGCAGTTATAACTATAAGTTGGAGGCACTAGTCTTACGATAAAGCATCACAAACATTCATAATATTTCCAAGACAATCCTCTCAAAGGAAATTCTTACTTTTGGAAACCAGCTAACAGATTAAGGCTCTCAAAAATGTTGCTAAAGTTGCTTAAGACACCTGTACCAAATTTTTTAGGTTTGCAAACTAAGTTATCTATGTGGATTGGATGAGACTCGTATTAGTTGCTATTTGCCTTTTATAATAACATATGCAAGCTACTATACATGGTTATGACTTGTGAACTTTGCGAAACGGATGCAAAACTACACCAAAAACACCATAGTATGGGATCCACCAACGATGGAGTCTAGGAGGGGTAACTGATATGTCCCAACCATATCATTTCCTTTTATGGAACATATGACAAAAGCATATGTAAGCAAAGAAGAGAACATAGACCGAATAGCTCTTAGCAAATCTTACCAATACAACACCACTTTTGGCAAGCTCGTCATCCGTTAATCTATACTCATGCATAACCCAATTCGTCCGCTTCCCACATGGTGCTCGTCCACTGTAAAAGACGAGAGTCTTCTTCATACCAACTGTACGAAAGTTGTGTATGATTGGGCGATCATTTCCTGTGGCTTTCCAATACCCTTTGCCTGTTGCTCGATTCACTCTTGAACCATTCACATATTTTCTATCTTGTACACCGAAAAAATACCATTCATTGTCTCTGCTCTTCAGCTTTGACAAATCTGTGAAATTTTTAATACAGGTAAAATCCCAAATTAGTCCAATTACAAACAAAATAATACAAGTACCATTTAACAAGTACAACATGAACAAATTGATATACTCTGAACATAACTCTGAGCAACTAAATCCTGTCACAGTAGACAGCATTCGAGTTGTAACtatttttttccttaaaaataCCGAAATATCATCAAATGTCAAAATGGTTAGTCAAAATCCAATTAACCAAACAAATTGAAAAAACCAACTGCCAAATCTTTCGAATTGACATCGAATATCATTGACTAATTCAAAATTCAGCAAGAAATCTTAACTTGTACAACATATATCAACAAAATAATACTTATAGTACaatcaattcaattcaacaaactattataaaataataatcaatttatccaTTTATTTTCCCTTCCAAATGCAATTTATACAACAATTAAAAAACTTGCATGTTAAAATTTCAACCAATTCTTTCAAATCGCAAATACCCTCTAACCCCATACTTCCCCACAttgaattatcaaaaaaaaaaaaaaatcaacccaCATGACAAGAAAAAGTATAGAATTGAACCTGGCAGGTCCCACGGCTCAGACTTGTAGATATCGGTTTCAGAAATAGCGTCAAACCGAATGGGTTTCCCACAAATTTTTCGTTTCAGGTAGTAACTCACAAGTTCCTGATCAGTAGGGTGGAATCTGAAGCCAGGAGCCAGTGATGTAGCCGTCTCCGTCGGTGGTGGAGGAGGAAGGAGCATCAATGGCTGCGGCGACGGTGGCTGCGGTGGTGGTAGTAGCGGCGGCGGCGGCTCCGTTCCCATCGAAGAAGGGGTGGTGTCAAAGAGGGAAAGGAGCAGAATTTTGACTGATTGTTGAAAAATTCTGGGGTTTGTTTGGGTTAAAAAGGTGGGAATTTGATTGTTTTAGAAGAATGGAAAAAGAAGAAGGAattagaggagagagattgaagaagatgaaggtaGGGTGGAGAGGAAGAAAGAGAGTGGGTGGGATTGAGTAAGGGTCAAGAAAAGGTGAGAGAGGCGTGCCATTGAAGTTAAGCCGcttctgctgctgctgctgttgttgttgttgttacccCTTCTTGTTCTCCTTCTGCCGCTACTACATTCatcacatcatcatcatcatcataccaaattttattttattttttgttaatttaCTCTAGGATAAACAAGGTGACCTAGTTGAACAGATCCCGAAATTTATTTTTGTACCGGCTAAATAGTTATGAGTGAAGAAAAAATATTGTATTTTGATTCACAAAGTGGTATGAGTTTCAAATTTGGTATGGTATCAAGGTACGTAAATTATTGGTTGATTTGGATTGGGTGGAGTATCACCGCATCTATAGGATTCATCTATCATCCGCAAGAAAGTCATAATTCGTCCATCATTCGTAAAAGAATCGGTTGAATCTGGTGATTAAAAGATTAAAAACTTatcaatataaataaaataaaattaccaAACATATTAGAAATGAAAGAGGAATAAAATGTGACTATCAAGGAAATCATCACACAAGTAATGAAGTGAACATACAAGCCGAATATTGGTGAAGAAGATCAACAATGATCATCGTCAAAAGTATCCTCAATTAGCTCGCCAAATCAAAGAAATTATTGttgtgagattttttttttcccctttagATTGCTGACGAGGAGATTTACAATTTCATTGCAATACATACGCCTAATCATCTGCAAAACAAGGAATATTCCTCTGAAAAATTCTCCTCTATTGCTTATGTAAGAAAGGTGTATGATAGAGAGAAAGAAAATTGTAGTTTGTAATAAATCGAGAAAAGGAAACTCGTATTTGTTTGAACAAATAAGTATTAACAGGGCATTCGAAGCTAGGGTATCTCGATCTAGCCTCATCCTAATTTCCTAGCCTATGATTGGCTAGCTTTCTTCAATGTGACACGAGTCACCTTTGAGGGcatattttattgctttttgaCTTTATTGTTAGTGGAGGGAATATGGAAATTGTGATAATTGACATACATGAAATTGATTAAGGAAAAAAGAAATTATGTTAGTCTATACTATAAATATGAGTATATCAAGAGAATAGTTTCACATTTTTTCACCTTGAGAggcaaatgatgtggcaaaTTTGATCAAGCCATAATGGCCCAATAAATTCATTACAAGTGTCTTATGACATTAACAATTAGTAGGTTGTCACCTGTTACGTATATGAGAAACCTCAAAGTGGAATGTTTAGGAAATCATCAGGGAATGTTGGAAAAACGTCGTCAAATCTGGCTTAAAACTCAATAACAATAAAAGATCTCACTCAAAGTGACACATCTTCTTGACGAAATATAAGTCAGTCAATTGTAAGCCATAAACTTAGGGTACATATAAAGGTACCCAACCTCTGGATGCCTTGTAAATACTCTTTGTTCAGACCAAGGAGTTTCTTTTCTCAATTAATTACACACTGCCATTTTGTATTTAACAACGCTCTACCTTCGCTCTTATTCTTTTCTAAAACACATTTCTTACTTAAGCGTAAAAAGGGGTCTTTAGAATATtccttgttttgcaggttaggATCTATAATATAGAATAGGGACCAGAGACCTCCTATCGTCAGCAATCTTAGGAAATACTCCCACGACAATTACCATAAAGAATATTCGCTAAAAAGAAGcaagaatcaaggaaaagatgtGAAAGTCACTTACATCGAGGGAAAATTATactatataggaaaattatCACTTGATTATTTATGGGAATATAATGTCAGCGCGCTCCGTAGTGATCTCATCAATGAGAACCCGAGCCCGAAAACTAAAGACATATTATCTTTTCCAACACCATTCTAAGTATACCAATGTCGTTCTGCGTTTTACCAATATCATTGACCAAACTCGTCAACAACGCACAATTAATATCTGGATAGCAAGAACAAGTATATCCCTTAATCTTTGGATTGAATCAAGGAGAATAATACCAACCTAGATAATGTTACGAACAGATCGAGTGTAGATATCAATCCAATTACCAAAACCGAAAAATATTATTCAACAATCTCCTGTATTAGATATGCTACAATTATAAATACAATTCACCATCTTCCACTATAAAAATTCAACATCCAATAACCATAATCTTCTCAAATAAGGaaaaaaatactttaaataatcaaacctTTCGACGATTTTCCGTTAATCCCAACTAACCTTTATTGAACCCAAATGACTTAGAACCGGCGAAGAAAgtcaactttttatattttttttaattgttttttccCTTTCTTCTTTCGTGGTTCATTTCACCTACCCCTTCAATGGGGATTTTTTTTCCCTGCTTCCCAGCCCACATCTCCTTCACTACTCCTTCGATTCGTGAACCCATAATAAATCAACACCAACTACCACAAGTCCACCCTTACCCTCCACAATAAATATATACTCATGTAGTCACGTCTCCAATTTTATAATCCTCCTCAAAAATGGCAACTCTAGCCATCCGCCGACTACATCACCACCAACTGCAACCATGGATGTTACCACCAGTCCACCATTAATCTTTGTTTCCAAAACATAAGGAGTTTTCACTATCATCTTCATAATTCGAGAATGAACCTTCGACATCGCTAAAATTATAACCCTCACGCATCGTCGTTGCTGCCATCAAGGATCTTCCGTCACCCCCACCGCCGCCACTGGTGGCGTCACTTGATCTTGATCATCTAAAATTGCATGACTCGCATCTTTACTTAATCATATGCCCCTTTTAATCGCAACCCTTCAATTATCGATTAAATGACAACCCTTGGTCGTCATTAATCATCTGTTTTTTTTCCACTTCTTCTTGGGATGTTTTATGCTTGTTATTATTGTACTTGTGATGTTGATGGTGTATGTTGGTGTTAGAGTTgtttttgaggatttgtgttaGATGAATTTGAGTTGATGTTGTTGGAGAGGAGTGGTGTAGGGTTTTAATTTAAATTCCCCTACCTCCACGAGGACTTATCCTTGTAGGACATCATTTTGAGGGACGAAATTGAATAAGAAAATTTAGGATTTTGCTTGTTTAACGAATTGGTCAGCGAATGGACCAAAGTAGAGAGTCGCCAATGGATCTTTATGGGAGATCCATAAACTTTATGTGGAATTGGAATAGGTCGTTTAAGGACAAATCGAATAGGGACCTATTCACATAAAGGCTCATATTAAATTCTAAGATAACTTGAATCCAAAATGGTCATAAACCAAATATGGATGTGGGGACATGGTTATGGGTCAATATTGTATCGACCCACTCACTTTCAATCTCGATTCTACCAATCATTGGGGAATGTCACAACTAAGCCTATAAACATGAATAAGAATCCTTAATTAAAGAACTAAGTTGGTTCATTTAATCATGTAAACTAATTATGGTGATCACTTTGATTTAGAATTCATTAAAACCTAGAAACCAATTAAGAGAAATATCATATTTAGGCGTGATTACAATTAATAGGAATTGATTAGCAATTAAAAGGGTGATTATGCACAAATTAGATGATGCAAACATGATATATGACATGgtaattgaattaataaaacatccTACCAAACAAATGTTAGTACACAAATTAATTATACTAATAAAAGacaaaagttaataatttatatacttcctccgttctcgAATGTTATTCCctttttttaattgagttgttcttttttattggtcCCTTTTGGAATATTTCCTTATTTATCCAACATTTATCCGCTTCATACCGTTATAAATATACTAAAGGCCCACTTGTTTATTCTCAACTAAACTTTTATCCCCATTATACCCCCAATTAGGGATAATTGGGGAAGGACGAAGAGT encodes:
- the LOC110803717 gene encoding NAC domain containing protein 52; protein product: MGTEPPPPLLPPPQPPSPQPLMLLPPPPPTETATSLAPGFRFHPTDQELVSYYLKRKICGKPIRFDAISETDIYKSEPWDLPDLSKLKSRDNEWYFFGVQDRKYVNGSRVNRATGKGYWKATGNDRPIIHNFRTVGMKKTLVFYSGRAPCGKRTNWVMHEYRLTDDELAKSGVVLDAYLLCKILKKSGPGFKPGEQYGPFVEEEWEKDVSTLVPGEEGDDETAVNDDARVEDSILSMNNSESGPISSCGLSTEVQEIPPLCKVERTEEGPIACTVDPEPLSLGPNKRQRRSEFDSCHSNGASDISTTITQGPCSSSTGTTNFSSGRLDFPLLESVSVEPKQRPSPPTNVIDINVPPSYLKLFEELRNEIYRTSIEKESLKIEVMSARTMINILQTKIDHLTKENEELKKSNSRDV